The Nodosilinea sp. PGN35 DNA segment TTAAATCGGGGCGTGTTGAAGTAGATCGCCTGCTTCATTTTGGCCACCCAGCCGCGAGGGATCTCGTCTTTGTCGCGCTCGTAGAATAGCGGCACCACCTCTTTTTCGAGAATGTCGTAGAGGGCGTTGGCCTCCACATCGTCCTGGTACTCGGGGTCGTCGTAGTCTTCGCCGTGGCCGATGGGCCAGCCGGTGCTAATGTAGTCGGCCTCATCCCACCAGCCGTCGAGCACGCTGAGGTTGGGCAGCCCGTTCATCGCCGCCTTCATGCCGCTGGTGCCAGAGGCCTCGCGGGGTCGGCGGGGGTTGTTGAGCCACACGTCGCAGCCTGCCACCATATCCCGCGACAGGTGAATGTCGTAGTTGGGCACAAACACAATGGAGCGGCTCAAACCCTGGTCGCGGGTGAAGTGAACAATGCTGCGGATCAGCTCTTTGCCGGGAATATCTTTGGGGTGGGCTTTGCCCGCAATCACAAACTGCACCCGACGCCCTGTGCTATTGGCGCTGCCGCCACCGCTGATGATCTGGCGAATGCGCTCGAGGTCGTGCAGGAACAGGGTGGCCCGCTTGTAGGTGGCAAAGCGGCGGGCAAAGCCAATGGTGAGCACAAAGGGGTCGAGGCACTCCTGGGCTTCGGTCAGCTCGCGGGCCGAGCCGCCGCGATCGCGCGTGCTCTTGGCCAGGCGATCGCGCACGGCCACCACCAGGTGCGATCGGCACTGCTCGTGGTTGCGCCACAGCTCGTCGTCGGGGATGGCGTAGACCCGCTCCCACAGAGAAGCCCCCGGACTGGCCTGGGCCCAGCTGGGGCCGAGGTAGCGATCGTAGAGGATCTGGGTAGAGCGGGCCACACAGCTGCGGGCGTGCACTCCGTTGGTGATGGCGTAGATCGGCACCTCCCCCAGGGGCAGCCCCGTCCACAGTTCACCAAACATACGCCGCGAGACCTCGGCGTGCAGCTGGCTGACGCCGTTGATAAAGGTTGCCGTCTTAATGGCCAGCACTGCCATACTAAACGGGGCCGAAAAATCCCCGGTATCGGTGCGGCCCAGGGCCAAAAACTCGGCATCGCCCAGACCAAAGCGATCGCAGTAGTGGCCCAAGTAGTGCAGCACCTTCTCCGGCGGAAACAGATCGATGCCCGCCGGTACCGGGGTGTGGGTGGTAAACATCTGGCTGGCCTGGGCCACTTGCAGCGCCTCGGCAAAGCTCAGACCGTGCTCATCCATCAGGGCCCGCATGCGCTCCAGGGCCATAAAGGCCGAGTGGCCCTCGTTCATGTGGTAAGCGGTGGGGGCCAACCCCAGGGCCGTCAGCATGCGAATGCCGCCAATACCCAGCATCACCTCCTGGTGGATGCGCATGTCGATGTCGCCGCCGTAGAGGCGATCGCAGATGTCCTGGTCGTACTGGTTGTTGGGCTCAATGTTGGTGTCGAGCAGGTACAGCGGCACCGTGCCCACCTGCACCCGCCACACCCGCGCGTACACCACCCGGCCCGGATACTCCACCGCAATTCTCAGCTCCTCACCGCTGGCGTCGCGCTCCAGGTGCAGGGGCATGTTGTAGAAATCGTTGATGGGGTAGCGCTCCTGCTGCCAGCCGTCGGCGTTTAGATACTGGGCAAAGTAGCCCTCCTGGTAGAGCAGCCCCACCGCCACCAGGGGCAACCCCAGGTCACTGGCGCTTTTCAGGTGGTCGCCCGCCAGCACCCCCAAGCCCCCGGAGTACACCGGCATGCAGGTGGTGAGGCCAAACTCCATCGAAAAGTAGGCGTAGCACTCGCCCGGTACGGGGGCTTTGCGGTGCTTTTTGTACCAGTCGCGATCGCGCAGATAGTCCTCCAGCCGCTGGGCGGCCCGATCCATCTGGGCCAAAAACCCTGCATCTTCGGCAATCTCGTTCAGCCGCGCCTGGCTGATAGTGCCCAGCATCAGCACCGGGTTGTAGCGGCTCGAGGCCCACAGGTCGCTGTCTAATCGCCGAAACAGATCGACCATCTCCCCATCCCAGTCCCAGTGCAGGTTGTAAGCCAGAACACGCAGTGACTCCAGCCGCTGGGGTAGGGCTGGAGTCACATTAAAAGTACGGATTGGGCGCATAGGAGGGGAGGATAACGGCGATTTCACATAGAGCCATTCTGCCGTCAATCGGTTCCTGGGCCACGGCATTTAATACTCTCTTCGGCCCAAAACTGGCCCCAGGGCCCACCCCGCCACCGCCGCAGGTGGGGTTTCTCTCTATCCTGAGGTAATGAAATCCCTACCTAAGGGCATAGCGGCGGAGTCTGTCCTCGGGGAATAATACATAGGCAAGGAGAATTTTTCCGCCATTTCCAAGGACAACAAGGACAAGACCATGACGCAGGATAGGAACACCCAACGATTCGGAGCCGCCCTAGAGCAAGACACTCGCCCCGAGCTGGAGTTTGACCAGTGGGCTCGGGCCGTGCGCCAGCAGATGGTTGCCGCTCTCAAGCGCCGGGGCAACAGCTAAAGTCAGATTCTGCAAAAATCTGTAAAGGGGTAGGCCCAGAGGATAGAGGCGCGAAAGCCCTCCTGTTAGCACCAATCTGCGGCCCCTGGCCCTACCCTCTCCCATAGTCTTGGTAAACTACTGGTGCATTCGCGCTTCAACGCACCGTACTCCCACCGCCAATCCTGTGGCCACCAAAAAAACCAGCGGCAAAAGCAGCAAACCCAGCGAAAGCCCCCTCTCCACCCCTGCCAGTTCTGGCCGAGGGTTTAAGGTGCAGGTGTTCTACTTGGCAGCCAGCAGCAATAGCCCCAGCGCTCCTACCAAAGACGCCCTTTGGTTTGCCACCTATCCAATTATTCCGCGTATTGGCGACTGCGTGTTTAGAGACGGCGTGTATTACCGGGTAGAGCGCGTCTTTTTATACGAAAACCTGGCCGCCGGATGGTGTGCCGATGTTGAGGTCACCTTCTACGGCAGACGCTAATTAAGCCGCCGATTACTGCCCTTTATCGGGTGTTACAAAACTTATAAAAAACCCCATCCCCAGGGGCTGTAATGACCGCCATCACAGTGTTACAGAACGATTAATCTTCAGAAACCTTATGCTAAAGTAAGCGGGTAACATGTTTTGCTTTCGGTAGGCTGGTTAATCACAGTCTGATCTCAGTTTTCGGGTAATCGGTGTGTACCACTCCGAATCGAACTTGTCTACATCACATGTCAATTTTGGAGTTGTGCCATGTCGATTTATGTAGGAAACCTCGCCTACAATGCTACGGAAGGAGACATCACCGAAGTCTTCTCCGAGTACGGGGCCGTTAGCCGAGTTACGGTGCCCACCGATCGCGAAACCGGTCGCCCTCGGGGCTTCGCCTTCGTCGAGATGGAGAAAGAAGCTGACGAAGACGCCGCTATTGAAGCCCTCGACGGAGCAGAGTGGATGGGGCGCGAGCTGCGGGTTAACAAGGCTCGTCCTAAGGAAAAGCGTACCGGTGGCGGCGGTCCCCGAGGCAACTTTGGCGGCGGCGGCAGAGATGGTGGCAACCGCGAGTTTTCCCGCTGGTAGGTCGTTTGGTCTTCAACTAAAACCACACCCGTTGGCAGAGGATGCATAGTCCTCTGCCATTTTACTGGGCACTGTTGGGGGGAAGAGGCTGTCGTAGCCCAGCTGGGCTGGGGCCAACCGCCTGCCCTAGCGCTTGGCCACCGGCAGGCTCTGCTGCCAAACCACCGACTGGTCGCGGCTCAGACCCGAGAAAACTAAGGTTTCTACCCCAGAGAGCCCCAGCTCAGCTAATTGGTGCTGCGTCAAGAGGGTGTGAACCTGGCTGGCCGCGTCCTCAGGATTGATCACCCGTACAGCCAGCCAAGCTATGCAAAGCTGGCTGTCCTGCACAGTCACCTGGGCTGAAACCCCGCGCTCTCTGAGCAGGGCCTCGGTGCGTTCTAACGCTGACAGCGACTCGTCCTGGGATGCCAGTGGAGCCGTTGCTGCCTGTGCGGGTGCGTCTTCGCGGACGGCGGGCGGCAGTGGATTTTCGATGTGCGCTTTGATCTGACGAAACGCCTGTTTCAAATCTTCTACCTTGGCGCGATCGCCCTCCCGTAGCGTCTGGGCTTTGAGTTTAAAGTAGGTGCCCTCAACGGTTTGCAAAGAGGCCCCCAGCTCTAAACCCAGCAGGGCGTAGGCGTAGGCAATAGTGCCCGGAGTTAGTGGTTTAGCTCCGGCGACGGGGTCTGTCGATTCCTCTGGCGCTGCCGCCTCCGGCTGATGCTCAAACTCGGTTTCTAGGGCTAACGGCCGAACCCCATCTGCGGCTGCGCTGAGGTCAACTTCAACTCCCCAGCCGGGTTCCTGCTGATTCGCCGGTTCTGCGTAGAGGTGAAGGAACGCAATTGAGGTGACCTGCAACCGCTCCAGCCCCCGTCGCACGTAGTTAACAGCTGTCGCTTGGGGAGGTAGGGTTTGACCCGTTAGCCACAGCTGTAGGCAATCGTTCTGGCGATCGCCCCGCACCGTAATGCCCTTGGGCTGTAGCGCTTGATTCATCAGCGTGGCGATCGCGGCGGCATCACCGTGTTTAGCCTGTTCTAGCAGCGAGAGGGGCACCATAGGCAATCTCTAAACCAGCCTGTCTTGTCTAGGTTACTCATTTTGTCCCTCCTCGGTGTTTAAATTCCACAGTAATGCCATCGATTTGGGCAGTCGATTTGGGCAGTCGGCTTCAGACCCTAGAGCACGGGCTGGGGCCACTCCAGCACCCACGGCCCCAGCAGCCCGGTGCGAAAGTCGTTCAAAATGCGCTTAGCCGTGCGTTCGGTGTTGTCCTGAAACTTTTGGGCCGCCACCTGCACCACGAAGTCTTCCCCAGTGCAGTCGTCTAGCGTGAGGCCATAGCGGGCTTGCAGACTGTCGCGGTAATTGTCTGGGGAGCCCGCCTGCTGCCAGCCTTTGAGCACATCTAAAAACGCGGCGGCAGTGCGCTGGGTGTCGTAGGCAGCTTCACCAATGTCATCGCAGATCGCCAGTTTTAGAGCCGCCGCCTGATCGTCCATCCGGGAGGGAATCACCCCCGGCGCGTCCAGCAGATCCAGATCGCCCGACAGGCGAATCCACCGGAGTTGGCGGGTGACTCCGGCCTTGCGGGCGCTGGCCACCACCTTGCGGTTCAGCAGGCGGTTGATCAACGCCGACTTGCCCACGTTGGGGAAGCCAATCACCACGGCGCGAATGGGGCGGGGCTTCATGCCGCGGGCCTGGCGGCGCTGGTTGACGGCCTCCCCTGCCGTCTGGGCAGCCTTGGCGATCGCCTTCACCCCTTTACCCTGCTGGCCATCGGTGAAGTAGGGCACCTCCCCCTGCTGACGAAACCAGGCCTCCCAGGCGGTGCGGGCCTCGCTCGAAACCATATCGACCCGGTTGATCACCAGCACCCGGGGCTTGTCGCCCACCCAGGTATCGACCTTGGGGTGCCGCGTCGCCAGGGGAATGCGGGCGTCGCGCACCTCCAGCACCACATCGACCCGACTGAGCTGATCGACCAGGGCTTTTTCTGCCTTGGCGATGTGGCCAGGGTACCAGTGGATTTCGGGGGTGGACATGGGGGAGTGGGGGGTGGAGGGGTAAGGGGTGGAGGGGTAGGGGCAGACCCACGTGTCTGCCCCGCGAGAATTGTGGATTAGGACATTGATGGGTAGAGGGAGAGAAGGGGTAGGGGCAGACCCACGTGTCTGCCCCGCGAGAATTGTGGATTAGGACATTGATGGGTAGAGGGAGAGGAGGGGTAGGGGCAGACCCACGTGTCTGCCCCGCGAGAATTGTGGATTAGGACATTGATGGTAAGGGTAGAGAGATAGGGTATTGCTGATCAAGCCAGTCCAAGCCTTACCTGAGCTTAGTTTAGACGAACTCCTGGCGGAGGTTGTCGAGTCGTTTTTAACCCGCTCCTCTGTTCCCCTCGGGAACGTTGAACCTAGCTACTCAGCGGCAAGCGTCTCCAGGGTGGCTAAGGTTTCGTCGCACCAGGCCAGCCAGGCGGTTTCGTAGTGGATGCCGTTGCGCAGGGTGATGTACTGAAACCGGCCTGAGGGAGACAGGGTTTCACAGCTCAAAAAATATTTGCTTTCGATGTCTCGGTAGGCTGCCAGCGTTGCCGCGTGCTGGGCGCGTTCGTGGTGGAGGGTGGCCTGCACCGTTGCGGGGGGCACCAGGTGGCCCACAAACAGCTTGACCAGCAGGTCGTCTTTGGTGGGTGAGCACTTAGAGGGTTGGGCAATCCAGTCTTGCAGGTGGGTCTTACCGGCCTCGGTGACGGCAAAGATTTTTTTGTCGGGCTTGCCCGCCTGGGCGACGGCTTCGGCGGTGACCAGGCCCTGGTCTTCGAGCTTGGTCAGCTCACGGTAGATCTGCTGGTGACTGGCGTGCCAGAAGAAGCCCACCGAGCCATCGAACTGCTTGGCCAGGTCATAGCCACTACAGGGGCGATCGGTCAGGGCCGCAAGAATTGCGTGGGAAAGGGCCATAGCGGAGGGCAGGGGCAGCTACAAAACTAAATATGCAATAACTTGACTATGCATATAAGTGCATATAGGATTGGGGTATCGAAATGCAAAAAGGTGCATATTCACTCAGTTGCATTTCCATTATGTCAGCCCAGGGTGCAGGCGAGTCTCCTCTCTGGAGAATTTCCCCCTTCCCTGGAGCGATCGCACCCCTATAGCTGTAGCCAGTCTGGTTAAGACAGTTTCCCCAAAACATGTGAACGTTCACACGTTTCTCAGACTGCTGAGTGTCCTAACCCGATTGACTGTGGCTACACCATCCTCAACCTCCCCTCAACCACCGGAGAACCCACCATGACTGGTCAACTTCAAACCCTACCCCAGCGCCGTCAACCCGCCAAGTTCCCCCTGGCGGGGATCGACTGGGCCGAGCTAGGGGCCGCCTACCGGGCCTTTTTGAGCAATCCTGCGGCGGGCATTCTGCACATTCTCGCCGCCGGGCGGCACAGCGGTTGGCAGCGCTGGGTCGAGCGCCGCCTAGAGCGCCAGGCCGCCCACCTGGCCTACCGCACCATTGCCGTCGATCTCAATGCCCTGGTGCAGCTGCCGCCCGACACCCTGGGGGGTGCCTACGCCCGCCACATGATTCGCTGCGGGTTCGACCCCGAAACGTTTATGACCGACGAGGCCAACAGCGAGTGGCTGCGCCAGCGCACCGCCATCAGCCACGACATCTACCACATCTACACCGGCTTCGATGCCTCCCCGATTGGGGAGTTTGGCGTGGCGGCCTATACCCTGGTGCAGTACAGGGATCTGCTGAACGTGTTTGTGCTGTCCTTTGTGCCCCTGAGTCTGACCAACCCGCTGTGGACGGTGCCCCTGCTGCGAGCGGTGCTGCGGGGCTTTCGCATGGGGATGCGGGGCAGAGCGGCGATCGCCTACCCGCCCGAACTCAACTGGGAAAAACCGCTGGCGATCGTGCGGCAGGAGCTGGGGCTGGGAGAATTTTTTTGAAGTCTATCGGGCAGGTCGACCAGGGCAATTGGGGTGGGGCGAGAGATCTTGGTGGGCACTGCCCACCCTACGCGTCCTGGTGGGAGGGCGCACCGTCTACCTATTTACTCGCCCACCCACCTACCCGCCTACTCGCCTACTCTTCTACTCGCCCACTCTCCCTCAGGGAATAATCAGCACTGGGCAGGGCGACAGGTTGATCACCCGCATGGTGACGCTTTCATCTTGCACCTCTTCGATCAGGCCCACGCCCCGGCAGCCCATTGCGATCAGGTCGGCGTTGAGTTCGTCGGCCACATCGCAGATCACGAAGGCCGGTTGGCCCTCGCGCTCCAGCACTTCGGTCTCGATGGCCTGAGCGGCAAACAGGGCCTTGGCCTGGCCAAGCAGCTTCGCCACCGCCTCCGGCGATGACTGGGCCGAAGGCTGACTTGCCGCCTCCCTGGGTTCTACGACCGACAGCAAAACCAGCCGACTCTGGTGGACTTTTACCAGGTCTGCCACCTTGGGAGCCGCCTGCTGCGCCTCAGAACTCATGTCGATGGGAAATAAAACCGTCTTGAACATGGCGTATCGAAGGGAACTCACACTCCGGTAAAATGAGGTCGGCCATAGGTAATTATTGCGACAGACCCAGCGCTAAACCTGACGGCACAGCCCTCTCAAATCTACCTTAGTCAAGGTTGGGGCCGCTGCCACCCGTGCGCTGCATAACGTAATAAATACAGAGACTTAACCAGTTTTAGGAGGTACATACAGTGGCTAAAAAATCGGTGGCGAGCTTGACGGCAGCCGACCTTTCGGGTAAGCGAGTGCTGGTGCGGGCCGACTTCAACGTGCCCCTCGACGACCAGGGTGCCATCACCGACGACACCCGCATTCGGGCGGCCCTGCCCACCATCCAAGACCTCACCAGCAAAGGGGCCAAGGTGATTCTCACCAGCCACTTTGGTCGCCCCAAGGCCCAGGTGGTGGAGAGCATGCGCCTCACCCCTGTCGCCCAGCGCCTCAGCGAACTGCTGGGTCAGGAGGTGATCAAGTGCGACGACTGCATCGGTGACGAGGTGGCCGCCGCCATCGGCGGGATGGAAAATGGCCAGGTAGCTCTGCTGGAGAACGTGCGCTTTTATGCGGGCGAAGAGGCTAACGACCCCGAGTTTGCCAAGCAGTTGGCCGCCAACGCCGACCTCTACGTCAACGACGCCTTTGGCACCGCCCACCGCGCCCACGCCTCCACGGAGGGGGTGACCAAGTACCTCAGCCCCTCCGTGGCGGGCTACCTGATTGAGAAAGAGTTGCAGTACCTGCAAGCGGCGATCGAGAACCCCCAGAAGCCCCTGGCAGCCATCATCGGCGGCTCTAAGGTCTCCAGCAAAATCGGCGTGATCGAGACCCTGCTCGACAAGGTAGACAAGCTGCTGATCGGCGGCGGCATGATCTTCACCTTCTACAAGGCGCGCGGCCTGTCCGTGGGCAAATCTCTGGTGGAAGAAGACAAGCTGGAGCTGGCCAAGGAGCTAGAGGCCAAGG contains these protein-coding regions:
- the glgP gene encoding alpha-glucan family phosphorylase, encoding MRPIRTFNVTPALPQRLESLRVLAYNLHWDWDGEMVDLFRRLDSDLWASSRYNPVLMLGTISQARLNEIAEDAGFLAQMDRAAQRLEDYLRDRDWYKKHRKAPVPGECYAYFSMEFGLTTCMPVYSGGLGVLAGDHLKSASDLGLPLVAVGLLYQEGYFAQYLNADGWQQERYPINDFYNMPLHLERDASGEELRIAVEYPGRVVYARVWRVQVGTVPLYLLDTNIEPNNQYDQDICDRLYGGDIDMRIHQEVMLGIGGIRMLTALGLAPTAYHMNEGHSAFMALERMRALMDEHGLSFAEALQVAQASQMFTTHTPVPAGIDLFPPEKVLHYLGHYCDRFGLGDAEFLALGRTDTGDFSAPFSMAVLAIKTATFINGVSQLHAEVSRRMFGELWTGLPLGEVPIYAITNGVHARSCVARSTQILYDRYLGPSWAQASPGASLWERVYAIPDDELWRNHEQCRSHLVVAVRDRLAKSTRDRGGSARELTEAQECLDPFVLTIGFARRFATYKRATLFLHDLERIRQIISGGGSANSTGRRVQFVIAGKAHPKDIPGKELIRSIVHFTRDQGLSRSIVFVPNYDIHLSRDMVAGCDVWLNNPRRPREASGTSGMKAAMNGLPNLSVLDGWWDEADYISTGWPIGHGEDYDDPEYQDDVEANALYDILEKEVVPLFYERDKDEIPRGWVAKMKQAIYFNTPRFNTARMVKDYANLGYFAASDRASVLAADHYSPGKELATWQAHVAEHWYDVRFEEVAISEAADLRVNQSFKVTAAIRLAALTPDDVQVELYQGTVAVDGEIHSGVAVPMVYQGEDDQGRSIYALAMEYTASGLQGLSLRILPKHRYLNSPYDPKLVLWADPDSVHISLEPASSPMAATAR
- a CDS encoding RNA-binding protein, which encodes MSIYVGNLAYNATEGDITEVFSEYGAVSRVTVPTDRETGRPRGFAFVEMEKEADEDAAIEALDGAEWMGRELRVNKARPKEKRTGGGGPRGNFGGGGRDGGNREFSRW
- the ylqF gene encoding ribosome biogenesis GTPase YlqF — its product is MSTPEIHWYPGHIAKAEKALVDQLSRVDVVLEVRDARIPLATRHPKVDTWVGDKPRVLVINRVDMVSSEARTAWEAWFRQQGEVPYFTDGQQGKGVKAIAKAAQTAGEAVNQRRQARGMKPRPIRAVVIGFPNVGKSALINRLLNRKVVASARKAGVTRQLRWIRLSGDLDLLDAPGVIPSRMDDQAAALKLAICDDIGEAAYDTQRTAAAFLDVLKGWQQAGSPDNYRDSLQARYGLTLDDCTGEDFVVQVAAQKFQDNTERTAKRILNDFRTGLLGPWVLEWPQPVL
- a CDS encoding PadR family transcriptional regulator, which encodes MALSHAILAALTDRPCSGYDLAKQFDGSVGFFWHASHQQIYRELTKLEDQGLVTAEAVAQAGKPDKKIFAVTEAGKTHLQDWIAQPSKCSPTKDDLLVKLFVGHLVPPATVQATLHHERAQHAATLAAYRDIESKYFLSCETLSPSGRFQYITLRNGIHYETAWLAWCDETLATLETLAAE
- a CDS encoding Coq4 family protein yields the protein MTGQLQTLPQRRQPAKFPLAGIDWAELGAAYRAFLSNPAAGILHILAAGRHSGWQRWVERRLERQAAHLAYRTIAVDLNALVQLPPDTLGGAYARHMIRCGFDPETFMTDEANSEWLRQRTAISHDIYHIYTGFDASPIGEFGVAAYTLVQYRDLLNVFVLSFVPLSLTNPLWTVPLLRAVLRGFRMGMRGRAAIAYPPELNWEKPLAIVRQELGLGEFF
- a CDS encoding universal stress protein; its protein translation is MFKTVLFPIDMSSEAQQAAPKVADLVKVHQSRLVLLSVVEPREAASQPSAQSSPEAVAKLLGQAKALFAAQAIETEVLEREGQPAFVICDVADELNADLIAMGCRGVGLIEEVQDESVTMRVINLSPCPVLIIP
- the pgk gene encoding phosphoglycerate kinase translates to MAKKSVASLTAADLSGKRVLVRADFNVPLDDQGAITDDTRIRAALPTIQDLTSKGAKVILTSHFGRPKAQVVESMRLTPVAQRLSELLGQEVIKCDDCIGDEVAAAIGGMENGQVALLENVRFYAGEEANDPEFAKQLAANADLYVNDAFGTAHRAHASTEGVTKYLSPSVAGYLIEKELQYLQAAIENPQKPLAAIIGGSKVSSKIGVIETLLDKVDKLLIGGGMIFTFYKARGLSVGKSLVEEDKLELAKELEAKAKEKGVDLLLPTDVVLADNFAADANSQTVSVDAIPDGWMGLDIGPDSVKVFQDALKQCKSVIWNGPMGVFEFDKFAAGTEAIAHTLAELTPQGVTTIIGGGDSVAAVEKVGVADQMSHISTGGGASLELLEGKELPGIAALDDA